The uncultured Desulfovibrio sp. genome contains a region encoding:
- the ureC gene encoding urease subunit alpha, with the protein MIRIPRSQYAELYGPTTGDRIRLADTELWIEIERDHTVYGDEVCFGGGKVIRDGMGQSQISNADGAMDTVITNAVIMDAALGIIKADLGIRDGRIAAIGKAGNPDVQPDVDVVIGPGTEIIAGEGCLLTAGGMDSHIHFICPQQVEEALASGITTMLGGGTGPATGTNATTCTPGPWHLERMLAATDALPMNFGFLGKGNAAMPEALREQLEAGACGLKLHEDWGTTPAAIDTCLTVADEYDVQVAIHTDTLNEAGFVEDTLAAFRGRTIHTYHTEGAGGGHAPDILRACSLPNVLPSSTNPTRPYTVNTVDEHLDMLMVCHHLNPSLPEDAAFADSRIRRETIAAEDILQDMGVISMISSDSQAMGRVGEVITRAWQTAHKMKVQRGPLPEDRGRGNDNFRVRRYLAKYTCNPAVTHGLSHAIGAVAPGLLADLVLWKPAFFGVKPSLVIKGGQIAAAPMGDANASIPTPQPMHYRPMFGALGQAAAAASLSFVSRAFMENGGEGRLRELGLLRGLSACRGTRTLCKSDLLLNSATPAIAVNPQTYEVRADGEILTCAPAEVLPLAQRYFLF; encoded by the coding sequence ATGATCCGCATCCCCAGAAGCCAGTATGCCGAACTCTACGGCCCCACCACGGGCGACCGCATCCGCCTTGCGGACACGGAACTGTGGATAGAAATCGAGCGCGACCACACCGTCTATGGCGATGAAGTCTGCTTTGGCGGCGGCAAGGTCATTCGCGACGGCATGGGCCAGAGCCAGATCAGCAATGCTGACGGCGCTATGGACACCGTCATCACCAATGCCGTCATCATGGATGCGGCGCTGGGCATCATCAAGGCTGATCTTGGCATACGCGACGGCCGCATCGCCGCCATCGGCAAGGCGGGCAACCCCGATGTGCAGCCCGATGTGGACGTGGTCATCGGCCCCGGCACGGAGATCATTGCGGGCGAAGGCTGCCTGCTCACCGCTGGCGGCATGGACTCGCACATCCACTTTATCTGCCCGCAGCAGGTGGAAGAAGCCCTTGCCAGCGGCATCACCACCATGCTTGGCGGCGGCACCGGCCCTGCCACGGGCACCAACGCAACCACCTGCACCCCCGGCCCCTGGCATCTGGAACGCATGCTGGCCGCCACAGACGCCTTGCCCATGAACTTTGGCTTTCTGGGCAAGGGCAATGCCGCCATGCCCGAGGCCCTGCGCGAGCAGCTCGAGGCGGGCGCTTGCGGCCTGAAACTGCACGAAGACTGGGGCACCACCCCGGCTGCCATCGACACCTGCCTTACCGTGGCTGACGAATACGATGTGCAGGTCGCCATCCATACCGACACGCTCAATGAGGCGGGCTTTGTGGAAGACACGCTGGCCGCGTTCCGGGGCCGCACCATCCACACCTACCACACGGAAGGCGCAGGCGGCGGGCACGCGCCCGACATTCTGCGCGCCTGTTCCCTGCCCAACGTGCTGCCCTCGTCCACCAATCCCACCCGGCCCTATACGGTGAACACCGTGGACGAGCATCTGGACATGCTCATGGTTTGCCACCACCTCAATCCCTCCCTGCCCGAAGACGCAGCCTTTGCCGATTCGCGCATCCGGCGCGAAACCATTGCAGCGGAGGATATCTTGCAGGACATGGGCGTTATTTCCATGATCTCGTCCGACTCGCAGGCCATGGGCCGCGTGGGCGAGGTCATCACCCGCGCGTGGCAGACCGCGCACAAGATGAAGGTGCAGCGCGGCCCTCTGCCCGAAGATCGCGGGCGTGGCAACGACAACTTCCGCGTGCGCCGGTATCTGGCCAAGTACACCTGCAACCCCGCCGTTACCCACGGCCTTTCCCACGCCATTGGGGCTGTGGCCCCCGGCCTTCTGGCCGACCTCGTGCTGTGGAAGCCCGCCTTCTTTGGGGTCAAACCCTCGCTGGTCATCAAGGGCGGGCAGATAGCCGCCGCGCCCATGGGCGACGCCAACGCCTCCATCCCCACGCCGCAGCCCATGCACTACCGGCCCATGTTTGGCGCCTTGGGGCAGGCTGCGGCTGCCGCCAGCCTGAGCTTTGTTTCGCGCGCCTTCATGGAAAACGGCGGCGAGGGGCGGCTGCGGGAGCTGGGTCTGCTGCGCGGGCTTTCCGCCTGCCGGGGCACGCGCACCCTGTGCAAGAGCGACCTCCTGCTCAACAGCGCCACCCCGGCTATTGCCGTGAACCCACAAACCTATGAAGTCCGCGCTGACGGCGAGATTCTCACCTGCGCTCCGGCAGAAGTGCTGCCGTTGGCGCAACGTTATTTTTTGTTCTAG
- the urtE gene encoding urea ABC transporter ATP-binding subunit UrtE, which produces MLHITGLNQYYGESHILRDVNLEVKAGSCACLMGRNGVGKTTLLQCIMGVLPARSGHILLEGTDLLPLPVERRAALGIGYVPQGRQIFPLLTVRENMELSLPMRKDKAGAIPPFIFDFFPVLGEMMHRRGGDLSGGQQQQLAIARALTLEPRLLILDEPTEGIQPNIVRDIATTIRRLNEEMGLTVLLVEQKVPFARRMADTYMIMDRGHIVSQGGMHGLDDATVKAFLSV; this is translated from the coding sequence ATGCTGCATATTACAGGTCTCAATCAGTATTATGGCGAAAGCCACATCCTGCGCGACGTCAACCTTGAGGTGAAGGCCGGTTCGTGTGCCTGCCTCATGGGGCGCAACGGCGTGGGCAAAACCACCTTGCTTCAGTGCATTATGGGCGTGCTGCCTGCACGCTCCGGCCATATACTCCTTGAAGGAACGGACTTGCTTCCTCTGCCTGTGGAGCGACGGGCGGCCCTGGGCATCGGTTATGTGCCGCAGGGCCGCCAAATATTCCCCCTGCTGACCGTGCGCGAAAACATGGAGCTTTCCCTGCCCATGCGCAAGGACAAGGCAGGGGCCATTCCTCCGTTCATCTTTGACTTTTTCCCCGTGCTGGGCGAAATGATGCATCGGAGGGGCGGTGATCTTTCCGGCGGGCAGCAGCAACAGCTTGCCATTGCACGCGCGCTCACGCTGGAGCCGCGCCTGCTCATTCTGGACGAACCAACCGAGGGCATCCAGCCCAACATTGTGCGCGACATCGCCACAACCATTCGCAGACTCAACGAGGAAATGGGCCTTACAGTGCTGCTGGTGGAGCAGAAAGTGCCTTTTGCCCGCCGCATGGCAGATACCTATATGATTATGGATCGCGGGCACATCGTTTCGCAGGGCGGCATGCACGGCCTGGACGATGCCACCGTCAAAGCCTTTCTGAGTGTCTGA
- a CDS encoding urease accessory protein UreD — MSATTANPADNLHGHCFTPDRRWSARMELDFAVRQGRTTLTKMQFSGPLRVQRPFYPEAAPVNAPGRAQASQPCHCCLLHPPGGLVSGDDLSLAVRLEQGAHALLTAPSASKFYATDAHNVAQRQTTDLSVTGGMLEWLPRETIIYDGARAEMRTSVELDNASACIGWEMICLGRPAANESFTHGSVRQSLILTREGLPLLHEVLRFEGGDALQKCACGLGDQAVSATLFAVGRGTDDGQDLAALEACCTTLQNMLSPNRDFDDAPDGTPDDAPDDASGGPNPAASDSSVLGKPVPLSAHMGERAGATVRGEVLVVRYLGPDMEEARNLLLTAWNHLRPALTGCPPHMPRIWYGAF, encoded by the coding sequence ATGTCTGCCACCACCGCAAACCCTGCCGACAATCTCCACGGTCACTGCTTTACGCCTGACCGACGCTGGAGCGCGCGCATGGAGCTGGATTTTGCGGTGCGACAGGGGCGCACCACGCTGACAAAAATGCAGTTCAGCGGGCCTTTGCGTGTGCAGCGGCCCTTCTATCCCGAAGCTGCGCCAGTGAACGCACCGGGCCGGGCGCAGGCATCCCAGCCCTGCCACTGCTGCCTGCTGCACCCGCCTGGCGGCCTTGTGAGCGGTGATGATCTGAGCCTTGCCGTGCGGCTGGAGCAAGGCGCGCACGCGCTGCTCACCGCGCCTTCTGCCTCCAAATTCTACGCTACGGATGCACACAATGTGGCGCAACGCCAGACCACAGACCTGAGCGTTACGGGCGGCATGCTGGAATGGCTGCCGCGTGAAACCATCATCTATGACGGCGCGCGGGCCGAAATGCGCACATCGGTAGAGCTGGACAATGCCAGCGCCTGCATTGGCTGGGAAATGATCTGCCTTGGCCGCCCTGCCGCCAACGAGAGCTTTACCCACGGCAGCGTGCGCCAAAGCCTCATCCTCACTCGCGAGGGCCTGCCCCTGCTGCATGAGGTGCTGCGCTTTGAAGGCGGCGATGCCCTGCAAAAATGCGCCTGTGGTCTGGGTGATCAGGCGGTCTCCGCCACCCTCTTTGCCGTGGGGCGCGGAACGGATGACGGGCAAGACCTTGCCGCGCTGGAGGCATGCTGCACCACGCTGCAAAACATGCTTTCGCCCAACCGCGATTTTGATGATGCGCCAGATGGCACTCCTGATGATGCGCCTGATGATGCATCCGGGGGGCCAAACCCCGCTGCAAGCGACAGTTCCGTCCTGGGCAAGCCCGTGCCCCTGTCTGCCCACATGGGGGAACGGGCCGGAGCCACCGTGCGCGGTGAGGTGCTTGTGGTGCGCTATCTGGGGCCGGACATGGAAGAAGCGCGCAACCTGCTGCTGACAGCCTGGAACCATCTGCGCCCCGCGCTGACCGGTTGCCCGCCGCATATGCCGCGCATCTGGTACGGAGCTTTTTAA
- a CDS encoding urease accessory protein UreF, whose product MAELAAGLATEPASELPPPARALAGGTCLAQHVQQCAAHAQAEDAAGQTGPHAGRGCSHTAWNGPQFGLTALLYLAGQSLPVGGFAWSQGLAAAVERGHAATAEGVRRWLWGVLRLGLARNDLPLLLRMHAAASSADADALARWNALMLAGRESRELWQEEIQMGRALRRILHDQGMLPHWQLPDKAGYTACFAVAAVMLGQHARSMEPYCDPAPQQRAGMDAACAYVWSWLQNQVAVACKTVPLGQTAAQKLLLEFMPAVPQLVAQAAALPDEDIGSSLPGLALCSAGHERQYTRLFRS is encoded by the coding sequence ATGGCTGAATTGGCTGCCGGACTGGCGACTGAGCCGGCATCCGAGCTGCCGCCCCCTGCAAGGGCGCTGGCTGGCGGAACCTGCCTTGCTCAACATGTTCAACAGTGTGCGGCACATGCGCAGGCGGAGGATGCCGCGGGGCAAACCGGGCCGCATGCTGGCCGTGGCTGTAGCCACACGGCATGGAATGGGCCGCAGTTTGGCCTGACAGCCCTGCTCTATCTGGCGGGGCAATCCCTGCCAGTGGGCGGTTTTGCCTGGTCGCAGGGGCTTGCAGCCGCTGTGGAACGGGGGCATGCGGCCACTGCGGAAGGCGTGCGCCGCTGGCTTTGGGGCGTGCTGCGCCTCGGCCTTGCGCGCAACGACCTGCCGCTGCTGCTGCGCATGCACGCGGCGGCATCCAGTGCAGATGCCGATGCGCTGGCCCGCTGGAACGCCCTTATGCTTGCAGGCCGCGAAAGCCGCGAACTGTGGCAGGAAGAAATCCAGATGGGGCGCGCCCTGCGCCGTATTTTGCACGATCAGGGCATGCTGCCGCACTGGCAGCTGCCAGACAAAGCGGGGTACACGGCCTGTTTTGCGGTTGCCGCCGTCATGCTCGGCCAGCACGCCCGTAGCATGGAGCCTTATTGCGATCCTGCCCCGCAGCAGCGCGCCGGGATGGACGCGGCCTGCGCCTATGTGTGGAGCTGGCTGCAAAATCAGGTGGCCGTGGCCTGCAAAACAGTGCCTTTGGGCCAGACCGCCGCGCAAAAACTGTTGCTGGAGTTCATGCCTGCCGTCCCGCAACTGGTGGCTCAGGCAGCGGCCCTGCCCGATGAGGACATCGGCTCCAGCCTCCCCGGCCTCGCCCTGTGCAGCGCCGGACACGAACGACAATACACCCGACTTTTCAGGAGTTGA
- the ureA gene encoding urease subunit gamma, protein MELLPREKDKLLLFTAGLLAERRKARGLKLNYPEAVAYISLAVLEGARDGQSVAELMGSCRNLLTREDVMDGVPEMIHEVQVEATFPDGTKLVTVHDPIL, encoded by the coding sequence ATGGAACTTCTGCCCAGAGAAAAAGACAAGCTGCTGCTTTTCACCGCCGGGCTGCTGGCAGAAAGGCGCAAGGCGCGCGGCCTCAAGCTCAATTACCCCGAGGCTGTGGCCTACATCAGCCTGGCCGTGCTTGAAGGCGCGCGCGACGGGCAAAGCGTGGCCGAGCTCATGGGCTCGTGCCGCAACCTGCTCACGCGCGAGGACGTCATGGACGGCGTACCCGAGATGATCCACGAGGTGCAGGTGGAGGCAACCTTTCCTGACGGCACCAAGCTTGTGACCGTGCACGACCCCATTCTGTAA
- the ureE gene encoding urease accessory protein UreE yields the protein MLEFTENMGQRTNLEPTATLTLTWEQRGKCRQRLRLDSGEEAGLFLTRGQVLREGDILRAGDVLAIVRNGEEPVVTGIAPNWETLARACYHLGNRHAAMQLGHKWLRFMPDHVLEELAENLGLRLRRENLPFVPEGGAYGGHGHSHG from the coding sequence ATGCTGGAATTTACTGAAAACATGGGGCAGCGCACCAATCTGGAGCCTACGGCCACCCTTACCCTGACATGGGAGCAGCGCGGCAAATGCCGCCAGCGGCTGCGGCTGGACAGCGGCGAAGAAGCTGGCCTGTTTCTCACGCGAGGGCAGGTTTTGCGCGAGGGCGATATTCTGCGCGCCGGGGACGTGCTGGCAATTGTGCGCAACGGCGAGGAACCTGTGGTGACGGGCATTGCCCCCAACTGGGAAACTCTGGCCCGCGCCTGCTATCACCTTGGCAACCGCCACGCCGCCATGCAACTCGGGCACAAGTGGCTGCGCTTCATGCCCGACCACGTGCTTGAAGAACTGGCGGAAAATCTGGGCCTGCGCCTGCGCCGAGAAAATCTGCCCTTTGTGCCTGAGGGCGGAGCCTACGGCGGCCACGGTCACAGTCATGGCTGA
- the ureG gene encoding urease accessory protein UreG → MTNRPCLRVGVGGPVGSGKTALLRHLCMRLRKHYNMAVVTNDIYTREDAEFLLRHNALEADRIIGVETGGCPHTAIREDASMNIQAIEELQARHPGLELVLVESGGDNLSATFSPELADLTIYVIDVSGGDKIPRKGGPGITKSDLLIINKVDLAPMVHASLDVMERDTRRMRGERPYVLTEMLSGAGIEAVIAFIIREGMLRLPDQSV, encoded by the coding sequence ATGACCAATAGACCCTGCCTGCGAGTGGGCGTTGGCGGCCCTGTGGGTTCCGGCAAAACGGCCCTCCTGCGCCACCTGTGCATGCGCCTTCGCAAGCACTACAATATGGCTGTCGTCACCAACGACATTTACACCCGTGAAGATGCGGAATTTCTGCTGCGCCACAACGCCCTTGAAGCTGACCGCATCATTGGCGTTGAAACGGGCGGCTGCCCGCACACTGCCATCCGCGAAGACGCTTCCATGAACATTCAGGCCATTGAAGAGCTTCAGGCGCGCCATCCCGGCCTTGAGCTGGTGCTGGTGGAAAGCGGCGGCGACAATCTCTCTGCCACGTTCAGCCCGGAACTGGCCGACCTCACCATCTATGTCATAGACGTGAGCGGCGGGGACAAAATCCCGCGCAAGGGCGGCCCCGGCATCACCAAGTCCGACCTGCTCATCATCAACAAGGTTGACCTCGCGCCCATGGTGCATGCCTCGCTGGACGTGATGGAACGCGACACCCGCCGCATGCGCGGCGAACGCCCCTATGTGCTCACAGAAATGCTTTCCGGTGCCGGCATTGAGGCCGTGATCGCCTTTATCATCCGCGAGGGCATGCTGCGGCTGCCCGATCAGTCAGTATAA
- a CDS encoding urease subunit beta: MIPGEFHIAEGEITLNALSEGHEVVLEVSNTGDRPIQVGSHYHFFEVNPALTFAREFARGMRLDIPAGTAVRFEPGQKREVRLVPYAGARRVFGFRAQIMGALDAEAPREEEA; encoded by the coding sequence ATGATTCCCGGTGAATTTCATATCGCAGAGGGCGAAATAACCCTCAACGCACTCTCGGAAGGGCACGAAGTGGTGCTGGAAGTTTCCAATACAGGCGACCGGCCCATTCAGGTGGGCTCGCACTACCATTTTTTTGAAGTAAATCCGGCATTGACCTTTGCCCGCGAGTTCGCGCGCGGCATGCGGCTCGACATACCCGCCGGAACCGCCGTGCGCTTTGAGCCGGGGCAAAAACGCGAAGTGCGCCTTGTGCCCTACGCCGGGGCACGGCGCGTGTTTGGCTTTCGCGCCCAGATCATGGGGGCGCTTGATGCCGAAGCCCCCAGGGAGGAAGAAGCATGA
- the prfA gene encoding peptide chain release factor 1: protein MFAKLEGLEKKFMELEHSLAEPDVFNDQEHYRKLTKAHADLRDIVERYRRHRALLQEQAENKQLLRDEDPEMRELAQEDLRRIEKELPEVEQELKLMLLPKDPLDEKNTILEIRAGTGGEEAALFAADLFRMYSRYAEVKGWKVELMSESPSESGGLKEVICLISGNKVYSRLKFEAGTHRVQRVPATEAQGRIHTSAATVAVMPEAEEVDVEIRPEDLRIDIYRASGAGGQHVNKTESAVRITHLPTNTVVTCQDERSQHKNKARAMKVLASRILAAERERYNSEISADRKSQVGSGDRSERIRTYNFPQGRCTDHRINLTLYSLDRIMEGEIDPLIEALSTVAQADALKAAATD from the coding sequence ATGTTCGCCAAATTGGAAGGTCTGGAAAAGAAATTCATGGAGCTGGAGCATTCCCTGGCTGAGCCGGACGTGTTCAACGATCAGGAACACTACCGCAAGCTCACCAAGGCCCATGCCGATCTGCGCGACATTGTTGAAAGATACCGCCGCCACAGGGCGCTGTTGCAGGAACAGGCCGAAAACAAGCAGCTGCTGCGCGATGAAGACCCCGAAATGCGCGAGCTTGCCCAGGAAGACCTGCGCCGCATTGAAAAGGAACTGCCCGAGGTGGAGCAGGAGCTCAAGCTCATGCTGCTGCCCAAGGATCCGCTGGACGAAAAGAACACCATTCTTGAAATCCGCGCCGGTACGGGCGGCGAAGAAGCGGCCCTGTTTGCCGCCGACCTGTTCCGCATGTACTCGCGCTACGCCGAAGTTAAGGGCTGGAAGGTGGAACTCATGAGCGAATCGCCCTCCGAATCGGGCGGCCTCAAGGAAGTTATCTGCCTTATCAGCGGCAACAAGGTTTACAGCCGCCTCAAGTTTGAGGCGGGCACCCACCGCGTGCAGCGCGTGCCCGCCACAGAAGCCCAAGGCCGCATCCATACCTCTGCCGCCACCGTGGCTGTTATGCCCGAAGCGGAAGAAGTGGACGTGGAAATCCGCCCCGAAGACCTGCGCATCGATATTTACCGGGCTTCCGGCGCTGGCGGGCAGCACGTCAACAAGACGGAATCGGCTGTGCGCATCACGCACTTGCCCACCAATACCGTTGTGACCTGTCAGGACGAACGCTCGCAGCACAAAAACAAGGCCCGCGCCATGAAAGTGCTTGCCTCACGCATTCTGGCCGCCGAGCGTGAACGCTATAATTCGGAAATTTCCGCCGACCGCAAGTCGCAGGTGGGTTCCGGCGACCGTTCCGAGCGCATCCGTACTTACAATTTCCCGCAGGGGCGTTGCACGGATCACCGCATCAACCTGACCCTGTATTCTCTGGATCGTATCATGGAAGGCGAAATTGATCCGCTGATTGAAGCCCTGAGCACGGTGGCGCAGGCCGATGCGCTCAAGGCCGCAGCCACGGATTAA